The following is a genomic window from Spodoptera frugiperda isolate SF20-4 chromosome 18, AGI-APGP_CSIRO_Sfru_2.0, whole genome shotgun sequence.
TTCTACGATATTGTGAGGGTTGTCGCTAATTTGCATAAGGTGAGTTGGttttttatattggtttttaatATGCTGGTTTActggggatccggctcgaaaagtaagtcagtaagtctgacactccctctcgccacgaccatggcgagagaagtcactggatgattttcctctcttaaaaataatatgaaaaaaaaagaaaaagttatgAAATAATCCCAagacaaaatacaaaacaaaatcacatcacatcaagaGCCTATATGTGGCTAAATTTCATCAagatctgttcagtagtttcagcgttattggcggacaaacatccaaacatagtGTGATTATTGATTGGATAAATGTATAAGTGAGATtgtaaacaaaagattttttaaaagagtaatgaaTGGAGTTTCTTCCTCATTCTTTTCCATTCgcagctacactttggaatgagcacctaacttcactgactgtcagactattattatttttttatttattgacatttcaaaagtacttaattatgGTTTATTAGGAATAAATTCTCCTTTTGACTACTCATGCGTCATGAGTAATCATGAGTCAATCTAAAGTCGAGACTCGTAGGACAAGTGGTTACCTGTTCGATTCAAGCACGTAGGACAAGAACTTTCCTGTACGTTTCTGTTTCGACTTGATTGGTCcacattgcataatattttgtatgatacacaaattgttatttcggatCTGGAtgtgatgtgcatgtgaaattgtatgtttgtaaacgcacccacgatacaggagatattctagtgtggggcaatactatttaaataaaaagaatagtaaattaaaaatcgtACATATTATAGTTATGCTAATAAATAAGAGGCGAAAAGGGGAAAGCTGTCTAAAGTCTAAACCAAGCTTTTATCTTTTTATGATTTAggcgggtaaacgagcagacggatcacctgatggtaagcaatcgccgcagcctATGAACATCTGTAACACCAGAGCCATTACATAAGTGCGTTGcagattaggaatttaagggttgttggggaatcagcaattgggaagattgggaagggctaatggggccttcggtaacctcactcacacaacgcaagcattgcttcacatcggttttctgtgaggccgtggtatcactgcggtcgagtcatcccattcatgccgaagcatggctctcccacacttgtaataattaactttaaaatatctgCTCTCTTTTACAGAGGAACATAGTGCATCGAGACTTAAAGTTGGGTAATATAGTCCTGAACCAACGGACGGGACGTATTACTATAACTAACTTTTGTTTGGGTACACACCTGGGCAGCGACCGGGATCTCTTGAAGGACCAACGaggtatttataaatactatatttttattataagacaGTGAAACTAGCCTGCATACATTTAAagcttccggagctgcggactgcttagcgggctcaccggggcttcggctctaaaagcaggtgtaggaacggggtggtttttagtcagtaagagtctgatactccctctcgccgcgcccaaggcgggagaagtcattagatgattttccctccttaaaaaaatatatcggaAGCTTGTTGTGCTGTTCTTCCGTGATACTGTGTGTGATTATCGGCTCTTGTTGTAACTTGAAAATAGTTGAGTAACCTCGTCGTACGTTAGTAAACTCTACAGTATAAGAAAATGTCTTGCATGAGttgtaatacaaaaataccTTACCTATTAgtagacattttcttttaagattaatttaacGGTGAATACGAccaaatatacttaaaataaaccatagcaagtttaattaatttacttcttaagtttgaaataaatgaatgtttcacagattggtttaaaattaatgaagttaCCTTATGAACACTTCTGACCTAATTCACagaataataaaagtatttaatttcagcaCATATTCATTCTGacagatatattatttatttatttacacttgtCTATATAACACACATTATATAATGATTGAATTCTATTCCAGGATCTCCGGCCTACATATCACCCGATGTCCTCCTTTGCAAGCCGTACTTGGGCAAGCCGTCAGACATGTGGGCGTTGGGCGTCGTCCTCTACACAATGTTGTATGGCCAGTTCCCATTCTGCGACACTAGTCTTGCTCAGCTCTTTAGCCGGATACAGGCCGCCAATTATAATATACCACCGtgagtacttttttttttatattttgagatGTGTTTAGTTTGgtgattaatattttcataaaagtcATAACTAGTCCTTCTCCAAAATCTTAAATGAAACAATTTTGAAATCgcctaaatataataaatataaattataataacgcGATGTTTTGCGTGAGAGATCTAGAAGCGAATGCGAAACgctgcggtgacacgcgaattcaacgctATGCGGTTTGACCAAGCCAATTGATCGTCTCCACATCCCACGTGCGGATGATCACGTAGGTCatgtcaatagattttgacagtTAGTTGTTTTCGCGCCGCGGCGCAGCGCTTCGCGTTCGCTACTAGATAGCTCACGCAAAACGTCGCGTAAGATTCTTCATCcatgcataataattataaatcttgTGTCAATGTACTGTAAATAAGTCTTTATAATGAGATGACCCGTCACTAATCTCGAGTATTCTGAGTCTGAAAAGCAACAAGAACGTTACGGACGGAGTTTACGATTATGGCTAATTCATTTCAATTATTTCCAGGGATGGAAACACCGTGCAAGTTTCCGACAACACTATTTTCCTAATACAACGGTTGCTGGTTAAAGATCCGAAGCACAGATTAATAGCGGATGAGGTATGGGCACAATGTTAAcaaaactataaacaaaaaactatttattcatCTACCCTGTCGTTTTGATTTGTTACTTAATCTTTCATAGCTTAATCTTTTCCACAACCTGCTAGATTAGACccattatctatttttttaagattatcattatcattaccTATTATCTATTACACTAGCCATACAACAAAGTGACTTACATTGGCCTAACATTCTGTCAaccaacagatggcgttaaactCAATTATCTACTTCTAGTTATTAGACCaacttatcattattattaccCATTATCTATTTTAATAGCCACAATGATTGTCAGGTTCgacaaatacaattttttttttactccaaTAAAGTGGCTTACATTAGCGTAACATTCTACTGTCAaccaacagatggcgttaaactCAATTATCTACTTCTAGGGTTTAGACCAACCTAACATTATGATTACCCATTATCTATTTCCCTACCCATAATGCGTGTCACGTTCGACagctacaaaaaataatgataattttattttttactccaATAAAGTGGTTTACATTAGCGTAACATTCTACTCTCAaccaacagatggcgttaaactCAATTCTCTACTTGCAGGTATTAGACCAACTTATCATTATCATTACCCATTATCTATTTCACTAGCCATAATGAGTATCACGTTCGACAGCTACAAATAATaatccttattttattttttttactccaATAAAATGGCATACATTAGCGTAACATTCTACTTTCAaccaacagatggcgttaaactCAATTCTCTACTTGCAGGTATTAGACCAACTTTCAAGTATAATAGCGAGTTACGTGATAGTTCCGAACCCACCAGAAGATTTGCAAGTCGTTCCAGATGTCCCGCTTGAAGAGGAGAAACAAGTCAAGTCTCCTACGGCTGTCCAATCTTCTACAGAGGTCGATAGGAAGCCATTCTTGACTATACCTGAGAGTAATGGGGAAAGGACGCCTAATGCTACGGtgagttttttatttcattctatATTCTATATTCATATTCTTGAAtggatataatttattatatttaatgcatCGCTGGCTGAATCAGAGACGTCATTAGAATTCAAACACCTAATCAAATTCTGATGTGTATATAGTAttgcataattataaatactttgtgtcagattatttttgtatactgTATATTGTGTCAATAAAATGACTTAACGATTATTTATAGGAGGAACTGGGAGTATTCTGCGTACCATTACCGGATTTCATAGCAGTAAACTTCTCGAATTCCACGCGAGTGAACCAGAACAGCCTCATACTTCAACCGACAAGCGCGCCAGTCGACCCATCCGCCCTCGCAGCACTGAACCAACCACGAAACATCACCGTCCAGCGAATCGGTAGGGACGCCAGACCTCTCCTACCAGCAGAAATAGCCAGGTACCAACACATGTTTGCTTCCAACCCCACACAAAGGCCAGAACCACCCCGTCGACCAGACGCACCAAACTTTGTACCAGATTCTTCAAGGCAGGAGCGACCAACTTCCAGACTTCAGTCGCTTGCTCAACGCATTCCGAGGCTCATTCCTCCTATAGCAACCACTTCAGGCCAGACCTCAGCTGACTTCAGGGTCATACAATGGCCTGAGCCTCGTCCCAGAGGATGGGACAATGACTACATACTTCGTTTACCCGTTCTAGATCTTTCTAGAGTGAATGGCAATAGGATAATGAATCCTGCACCTGTTCATTCGATTAATCCTGAAGCCGTGGTCAATAATCCTAGGCCTAATCCAATGGACCCGTCTGATGCTGATTAATTGTTgtcaagtaaaaacaaatacagtTTTTGTACGAGGTAATTTTTAAGTAGATGCTGTATTTTAATGTGGATTGATTTGTGCCCTAGTATTGGAATGATATTCACCTTTGTAAATAATTTGGACTAACTTTTCCATAAGAATCAAGACTTAATAAAGTATTAGACAAACCGACAGACTGACTATTCCCTTTTGACTGTAATTGAGTAGCATTGTAATATTAGGGCATGAGTTATCAGGTTCTATACACTAAATTGGagacaaaatgtattcaaaACCTCTTTTAATAAACGTGTGTTCTTGGAATtgcaataaatagtattttatctGAAACTATGATAGTTGCTAGGAAATGAAAGAAGGATTTGATACTATAAATGATAGTGAATAATGTAATATTGGTAGATTTTAAGTAATACTTGTAGATATAGTTTTTACTGTCAGATATGAGTGAGAGTAGGAGAAGTAAGAGTAAGAGTCAGGGAACAAAGAAAGAATAAAAGATAGAGTTAGGAAATGAATGGAGAATAAAGAAATTCGGAGATTGGTATTGGACAGTCGATAGTCGTATTTAGAAGCCAGTGGAACGCACGATAAGCCGTCAGCCCTTAGCCTGATCTCTTTTAGGTTGTGTTGGATTGCATTGTACAAGAGTTAGGGATCAGAGAGTACACTTGTGGACTATAATATCTTTGTTAAAAGACCATTCATGGAGTAGAAAATAAGATTTTAGTCCAGTTAAGCAAAAATGTCCCCTTGTTATACACGATTCTATTGTAATACATGCATTGGGTTTAGATAATGAGGgcacagagagtgcacctgtgtttgcgcacacacttgtgcactataatatctcatgcctagtgggctagtctagttagacagactggccaccgtgatcgaaatcgatcgggagatttattAATAGGTACTGTCTGAAATAGATCAAgaaacgttattattattagctgGACTTTGTAAGCATCCAACGTCAGTTTTTACTTATCATCCCACCCACACATCTGTGATTCTACACAGTAgaagtttgaagcaatagtatttgtcgatagtcggtagcgacgacgtaaattttttgtatggcaagtTTTAGTTCTACatgtgaccggtagaggcgttgtaaaatttgataTTCAGAAAATTTACGTcatcgctagcgactatcgacaaatactttTGCTTCTAACTCATGGTAAAGGTACAGTACCACATTTTAGCTCCAATTTagtacaaatatattatgtataatcgTATCTATACAACTAGGTTCCCAAATATTCTTAAACGTCTGAATTAATGTAGTTATCGTATGTTTAATAGaaacaaattgattttaaagTGTGGAGGGAATTGCTTatgattataagtttattttttattatcattattataatctttttaAGTCTGATacgttttattaagttttaatttaagtaattactgtttatttgtttatcttctTAATGTGTCTTGACAAATATGCATCTATAATCGTGATTGCTTGACTTAATCAAAGTGTTTATAGAAGTGGgttttccaaattattttttataccactGAGATAACACGAATTTGTTTCTGATTATTCCTTCTAAATGAAATGCAAAGAAATCATTCAAGTAAAGTATGAGACGGTTTTCACTTTGAATAGATTAGCATTTGTCTAGCAGTGGCGTAACTATTTTAATTGGAGATCAATAGCGTAGCGGACCttctataaattaaacaacaagGTTTCTTTCtccattattttttacaattgttTCTCATTTGTTTGAGCTTCCAATTTCACTACAGAGGTTTTGATCAAGTCGTTTTTCCATCTTTCTATGGACCTTCCCTAGTATCTCTTTCTTTTGGGCCTTGGCCTTTACCACCACtcagtttgtatttttattgtcaaCGGTTGttaaaatcaaaagaaaaagtCCTTTCACCACTATACCAATCTATAGTTATGCCTCTGTtatttactgccgtactcagagatattgaatgattacttaaactattccttaggaacgattttgttccgaaaacaattgctaggaacggggttaagtaaccattaaatgactctgagtatggcggttagacACCCTGTTTATAATTTTCCTTCGTTTCAAATGATAATGGGATGTTTAGATTGTTCGACTCAACTGAGTTAATCCTTTTATGAATAACTATTTGGATTTGAATAACCAATTGATACTTAGTAGGTATTTGTATTGAATCCCGTTTTCTAGAACGTAAATCGGTTATAGAATTTTATGCTTTTGTGTAATTGATTGATCATAAGAACCTAATGCTTTAGGaacatgagtaggaacggggtggttttttatcAGTAATGAGAATGGCGTGAATGGCACCTAAGAGGGGAGACTTTGCCCCacttaagaaaatgttttagtgaAGTTTAGTGCATCGAGCGTAAATCAATGATGCGCTTGACGCATTTTCCTTCACATGTGAAAGCTCCCTATGTCCAATCAATAATGCGTAACGTAAGATTTGATCACTGATTTACAGAAACACATCATCCTATACTTAATTTGTCAATTTTATGTCTAATGgaatttaaacttaataacaatacaatagagtTGATAATGTTGACAGATTGGCTTAGGTTGATGAGTTAATAGAATTCGGGgttatatttaaacatattttcaatatGCCAGCAGTTTTACGGtgcgttccaataaactaccgatcggtaaatttgcttacgagccgtagaattttgacataagctccatacaaaatgtgtcaaaattctacggctcgtaaaaAAATCGgtattggaacgcgccgttagTCAGCTTCCCATGTCTGggctactttattttttttaaattaaagccATATACGTACTTAtctaattttcaactttattccaaACTTCATATGTTTGGAAATTGCTAAGTggataaaaatgtttttcttgcTATGTTCGTGACGTCACAACTGCTtgcatattaaaaaagtaaaataacatttatatttttatacataagcGTTCGGGTACTCGATTTTACTTACTTTAAGTAGACATTTTATAACATCAGACAatgcaattattttttctatgaaaaatagtttcaatcaatttattacttaattttaatcgtccattttatttacgttcttattatgtgatttaaaattaatattttcgtaGTAACAGTATATCGGAAATGTTAGAAAAGTGATTTAGGTGCCAACctgtagttagtttttaaaattgtatctaaAAATCGCGTTTTTATCTTAAGTATAACtatgacttaattaaaaatggaaCTAAGGAAGTAGAATATTATACTTCAAgagacttaatttaattttcaaattattgggatcaaagttaaatattatttgtcttcATTTTTTGTAATGTGAATTGTAGATAAAAATGATACTGCCACTAAAATTAGTCgtatgataaattataataactgcAGGTTTTGATGCCCGATTGCAGataatataagaatataattaagtatgtatttttgctccatttatatttaattactattaatatcTCTCGTCTATACGTCTATCTACTAGTATCTATATATTCGTATTATTATCAGTCTTATTCATTACCATACGCATCTATTAGGTCTGATTTCCCAATCAacggatatttttatttgttgaataaaattgtCGTTTGACAGTTTTTGTCTGAAAGGATTgtataagttaaaaaaataatcatcccATAAAATTATCTGGCGTTGGAAAATCAGCACTTACTCCATAATATCTCAAATAGTCATACGTTTCATAGTCAAAAGCTATGTTTATCTAAGAAATGCGAAATGTATGTAAATCTCACCAATCACGCATGTAAAACTAACCAacttaattgtatttaattgaaGTAACAAacgtattatataataatttttattacaatactgcaATCGGGTAGAAAATGTAAATAGGCTTTAAATGTCGTCGCTCAATTTTAGCCTTTGATAAACTTTGTAACACGCCATCTATCGGCCGACACGGTAGttggtattttatatttctgATAACAGATGTCGCTACATGTGTATgacaaataatttgtattcGCTAGCGCATGTTCATGTAGAGTAGAAGTGTAATGAATCGATATGATTTGAAGGTATTATAAGTAGaacaatttttgttatttgttagttGCATGCTGATGGTATGTAAgctaataaaatgaatttaaaaatgtatgtttcttttattgttaaaccctTATTCCGTTTGTATTTTCCTTTTCCGTTGTTTGCTTGATGACTGCGTACGACATCCTGGATACCACATTGAACTACGGAAGTACCTAGTTCTTATTTGAGGGACAAATCAACAAATTCCGAGTTAAGGTGAGGGTAAATGATTACGCCACGATAATGCGatctatgtaatttttttacaaagGATATGATGCGACTGCGCGACGCACGCGCTTCGTAGCGGAGGCCTACGCTAATTTGAGGGCGCTCTATATCTTATAATACAtcgttaaaataatatcaactaTTTTTACTgcttcgttgatcgagtggttgcaagtgcgagtgtcgggttcgattcccgggtcggccgAAGAATTgatgagcttttttcggttattcgaaaattcctcagcaggcacggagtctggtattgtgcccagtatatggcaatagcctcacctcctattacatgggacttgtaacacagaaaattggatgtacattgtataacggcattacataccgtaatatacacctctgcctctaccttcagggataaaatgTGTGACGTTTCTATTCTAACACTTAAACTCAACAATTTATTCAAGCTCTCAAGAAAAACATCTTTCACTAAACCAGACGCGAGCTAACGTATTTTAATAACGTAATATTAATCTAAGTTTCTTTTCAAAGCTTCCTACCAGTCAGACGTggcattaatattaaaattagttttcattTAAACTGGGTTTAAGACGCAAGCGTTAGTTTCGACGTTGAAATATTACTAGTTCTCTGTTATGAGGCGTTGAGAATTTTCAATTTACATTCGCTATGGGATAACTGACGTGCTATTGTTGTTGGGTTGTGGATTTTTCTATGGTATTTTCTAAACATTGTTGTTTAAGTATAGTTAAGATCGGATTTTTTTGACTTAAGGGGGTAACTTATTGTATAGTCAAAAGGTTTTTATATCTGTACTTGTTGACCCAGCTGATACTTCGTACCgcttcaataattttattctcatcttttaaaccttccctggatttccacaaataattcaagactaaaattagccaaatcggtcacCGTTTTCGAgatttagcgagactaacgaacagcaattcatttttacAAGGTTccagttattgataaaaataagatttagtAAGTACCTAACAGACTAAACAAACAACTTTACCTAATAGCTGTATACTCGTAGGTACTAAATATTCAGCATAGTCAATTTCCCATAAACGTTCACAGACAATTAATCacatattcaatatttaaaagcTGTTTAACGGGTTCCgtagtaaaataacaataaaaactcgATTAAAGTATTTGAGGtcgtaaaatttaaaatttcccGAACATTACGACTCCTATACCTTTCTGTTCTATTTGAGTTTATGGTCGCCCCGTGTGGGGCATAAAGTATCGagtcttttttgtttatttttatgggcGATGACGTCACTAGGATTGAGGAACTCTCTAGAGTTCACTAGAGGTAGGTACTGGAGTTAGATATAAGTATTTtggttttgtatattttcagaATTATAATACCATTTCTGTCAGTTACAAAAGTTCAGGTTTTGtgctaataggtacctactaggaTACCTATCTAATATAAATGTTGTAATTGATCGATTGAGGGACAAAACAATATTCACTTTCGTCAGATACAAATTAGCAGCGTTCTCTGATAAATTCgaacattttaaactgcgatGTCCAATTCGCCCGGCAAAGGTGTAAAATAGACAAACCATTCTTTATATAGAGGAAACCAATAGTCCAATAAGCCAGTAACAGTGGACTGTCAAAAGGTTTAGGATGGCTAAAACAATCTTAAAAACTTTACATGTCCAAGACAATTGTGGCCCGATTAGTATTATTTAGAAGACAGTCTAATATAAAACAACCGAAGCATTAAATAACTACCCCACAAAATACCAATCCcgtaaacaagaaaataaagcaatcaaataaaatgtctatttcCTCCTACGATTGGAAGTATGAAGGAAGTGTATGCAAATTGGCaggattatatttttatttggcaTACCGTGTGCGTAACATCGCAGGTAGCGTATGAAGGCATTGTTATACAATTGCCTGAGGGTTGATGGAGAATGTAAAGCATTTGGTTTcagagagaaaaaaaatattttttgcattaggtacattgatttttattataactttccaCCTTTTATCCTTGAAAGAATAGACCGATAATTGCAGatgagccaattgccatatacaccggccacaattccagacatcgagttaaaattcaattaaaaaaaaagaataatcgtttaaacttattttttttcgcgcggtttcaccagcTCTGCACGGGTCCAATTTATCGTAAAGTGATGTGTTATAGATTATAACCAGCCTCAATAATGCACTATTAAACACAAAGAGAATTATTCTAATCGGATCAGTCGTTCAGACCAATCAAAGAATCTCTTTAGCTTTAGACTCGTATATtagtaaaatacataaattactcTTTTCAGTTGCACACAGTAAATCCCACTTCtttcaaataaacaatacaaagcCATGGATTGAAacattgtttacaatatttCGTTCCATTTTATCATTATCAGAAACGGTTACGTTCTACATTTGTCTGTTATTCGGATGATATTAGCATATTAGGCGACGCTGGAGGCTGCGCCGGCTGCCACCGTGCCGCTTCTTTTGTCAGCAATTTTACCTCTCAGCTTATAGGGTGTCATGAAAACGGAGTtgaagaaataaattgtttattttttcctgtattctagttttttttttactaaatttgtttctatacttattatttttattatattattcctaTCGTTATGCGTTTCTATcagtgattattttattaaaatgaataaagatTTACTTTGTAGTTGAAACCTTTAAAGGTTAATAATTGTTCAAAAATAAGCTCctaaaacatttaaatgttttaagagtataattattatgtagacGATTATATATAAATCCTTTACTTATTAAGTATTCTCAAATAGTTACTGaaaagtaggtactaggtatacTATTctacaaaacacattttttgttatattgtgtaagttataaaaaaagtatgacTTTAGTTGTGTGCTACGATGAGCTAGAAGTGTTGCTACGCCATTGCTACGATAGCTACACCAATACTACGGCAGCTACGAACAGCGTAGCACATGGCTATGGCTTTgtagataatttattatacgtCCTCATGTACATTAGTGATTTTGGTTAATTTCTTTTCTATCGAAAACcctaataattacaattttatcacGGGTTAATAAACCACGTattcatgaatattttttatcactttaactgcataatatatttggtttaactataaaattatgcatgttttctagtaataagtaatatataaattgctaaaaaactaaaacatccTGTGAATTAAGTTTCACGTATCAAAGATCACGCACAGGGCACAAAGCGAACGACAAATATATCATCTGAATGTCATCaagtcatacattatttatttattctttgtatATGTGTACCTGTGAGCAATTCTGCCCAAATATACATGTTATTATGGTAATCACATTGTGTCCGAACTGGATTATATGATACATGAGATAGCACGTAAGCATAtaacatcattatcatcatcattaacatgttataagtggccactgataACAAAAACCTCTTCTCGCCtgcagaaggtttgagcattattcaccacgcttgctcaatgcaggttggcgatttgtTCAAACtgcctatttttttatttcgtgttgTGGAGAACATATTATTTAAGTTCTATATTTAATatagaacttaaaaaaatattctagttACAGtgcttttattgaaatatttttataataaccaacGCAATAGGAGTcgcgcgtctgcgcacgctgctcatgatgaagagtccttctgtgacttgaaactagtagagcttttctccattaatttacgcgagtaaaccgtgatttttagttagcttttattaacttttgaagtaaaataataatagaacacAACACCTATATGTGTATACCTAGAAAACTATTTGTGCAATACCTAGTGTCAGAATTCGAACTTTTCTCATGACTGCACCAAAACCGTAATTTTGAGTTAGCTTTTATTAACCTTTGAACTAAGATAACAACAGAACACAACACCTATACCCAGAAAACTATTTGTGGACTTATCAGTGTGAGAATTGGAACTTCACCAGTGACTACACCAAATGTgctcttaaattaattacatagtgAAATAACGGAATTGCGTGAAGGTGATGACGTATGTGATGCAGAGGCTCGTCAATCCAATCGGCAAGTTGACGTCAATCGGCACTGCGTTCAGTAACATGAAGTCAAATGGACGTCGGTGTATGTGCTGTAGCGCCGTCTCCAACTCGACGCGGAGAGATTGTgctgaaaataaagaaacaatacGATGATGATTTAATTGTAATCTTTTCTGAAGTGGTATGGAGGTATTTTATGCGGACGTAGATATAAAAAGTAGATTTTATTACGTCCGATTTTCGCTAGTCTCTTTTAGTAAGAAAGCTTATTCTTTCTGAATTCattcaaaaaccgaaaataccgAACTAAAATCTAATGACCAGCCATGATTAGTCCAGCAAAGAAACCCGTGCAAAG
Proteins encoded in this region:
- the LOC118277863 gene encoding serine/threonine-protein kinase 40, with translation MDQDKPESSSNTSNPGKRTRPLLLQPSPKIARISAYASSTSSGVLKNSKKFGPHSPKRAKVSYNKSDVPSPGTPVPEKYVRKAGPYLLGPKVGPSPVKSIVQCLARKERTDEFYQVKILTLRNEGQPETQDDRQGKMLLHTEYSLLSLLKDQDGVIHHHGLFKDHALEEVPNPNGNGYMYTGRVRQRLFLVLDCVSSHQFSEKGSELVNLQQYVTKVKKVPEKEAILIFYDIVRVVANLHKRNIVHRDLKLGNIVLNQRTGRITITNFCLGTHLGSDRDLLKDQRGSPAYISPDVLLCKPYLGKPSDMWALGVVLYTMLYGQFPFCDTSLAQLFSRIQAANYNIPPDGNTVQVSDNTIFLIQRLLVKDPKHRLIADEVLDQLSSIIASYVIVPNPPEDLQVVPDVPLEEEKQVKSPTAVQSSTEVDRKPFLTIPESNGERTPNATEELGVFCVPLPDFIAVNFSNSTRVNQNSLILQPTSAPVDPSALAALNQPRNITVQRIGRDARPLLPAEIARYQHMFASNPTQRPEPPRRPDAPNFVPDSSRQERPTSRLQSLAQRIPRLIPPIATTSGQTSADFRVIQWPEPRPRGWDNDYILRLPVLDLSRVNGNRIMNPAPVHSINPEAVVNNPRPNPMDPSDAD